The Glaciimonas sp. PCH181 nucleotide sequence CGCATCCAGTCTTCAACAGCCATCACTCTGAAACCCAAATGATGCGCTATCTTCGCGCTTTGGCGGACAAAGATCTGGCGCTGGATCGGACCATGATTCCGCTCGGTTCATGCACGATGAAACTCAATGCAACCACGGAAATGATTCCGATTACCTGGAAAGAGTTCAGCGCCATTCATCCGTTTGCGCCGCTAGAGCAAGCACAGGGATATCAGCAATTAGTCAGTGAGCTAGAACAAATGCTGTGTATCTGCACCGGTTATGACGCCGTGTCGTTGCAGCCAAATGCCGGATCGCAGGGCGAGTATGCCGGGTTGCTGGCAATCCGCGCTTATCATCAAAGTCGGGGCGAGGGGCAGCGCGATGTGTGCCTGATTCCTAGTTCTGCACACGGCACAAATCCTGCTACGGCACATATGGCAGGGATGAAAGTTGTCGTGGTGCGTTGCGATGATAACGGCAACGTAGACGTAGCCGATTTACAAGCCAAGGCGGACCAACATGCTGCCGATCTTGCGGCATTGATGATTACTTATCCTTCTACGCATGGCGTATTTGAGCAGGCTATCCGTGAAATTTGCGACATCGTGCATGCGCATGGCGGTCAGGTGTATATCGATGGTGCGAATATGAATGCGATGGTTGGCCTGTGCGCCCCCGGTCATTTTGGCGGCGACGTGTCGCATCTTAATTTACATAAAACCTTTTGTATCCCCCACGGCGGTGGTGGCCCCGGCGTCGGTCCGATTGGGGTCAAATCCCATTTGGCACCGTTTTTGCCTGGTCATGGCTTGTTAGAGACGGGAATTGCGCCGGTTTCTGCCGCACCTTGGGGCAGTGCGAATATCTTGCCAATTAGCTGGGCCTACATCACATTGATGGGTAGTCGCGGTCTGAAACAGGCTAGCCAGATGGCGATCCTGAACGCTAACTATATTGCCCACACTCTGGCCCCGCATTTTCCGATTCTGTACGCGGGTAAAGACGGCAAAGGCAGCACGGTGGCGCATGAATGCATCATTGATTTGCGACCATTAAAAGATAAAACAGGCGTGACTGTGGACGACGTTGCCAAACGTCTCATCGATTTTGGTTTCCATGCGCCGACGATGTCGTTTCCGGTTGCCGGGACGTTGATGATCGAACCGACAGAGAGCGAATCTAAGGAGGAATTAGATCGCTTTTGCAATGCGATGATTGCGATCAGGCATGAAATCCAAGCGATCGAAGATGGCCATATTAGCGCTGAGAGTAGTCCACTGCGACATGCACCGCACACCGCGATGGACTTGACTGGTGAATGGGAACGCGCTTACACGCGGGAGCAAGCGGTGTTCCCCGTGACCTCACTCAGAAAAGCGCATAAATACTGGCCGCCGGTTGGTCGTATCGATAACGTTTATGGTGACCGTAATCTGGTTTGCTCCTGCCCACCATTATCGGATTACGAATAAGTTCGGGCATTAAGCCAAGCAACCCCATCGCAGCTGGGTTGGTGCGATGGGGTTGATCGCCGCACAGTAAGCTTTGTCAGGAGCATTGAAATATGGCCATTAGCATATTTGAATTATTCAAAATCGGCATTGGCCCTTCAAGCTCACACACGGTGGGGCCGATGCGGGCGGCGCTGTTGTTTGCCAACGGTTTGAAGAAAAACGGTTTGCTGGAGCGTACGCATACTGTCAAAGCTGAGTTGTATGGTTCGCTAGGCGCGACTGGCAAAGGTCATGGCAGCGACAAGGCGGTCTTGTTGGGCCTGCTGGGTGAAAGCCCGGATCTGGTCGATATTGACACCATTGCTGATAAGTTGGCGCATATCCGCAGCACTGCAACGATCAATTTAATAGGGCAAAAGCAGGTCGCATTTATAGAGAAAGAACATCTATTAATGTACCGCCAGCGGACTTTGCCGTATCACTCGAACGGTATGCGGTTTACGGCTTTCGATAGCGATAACGCCGAAATCGCCAACAAGGTTTATTACTCAGTCGGCGGCGGTTTTGTTGTGAATGAGAACGTTGCGGGAGAGGACCGTATTGTGGCGGATACCACGACGTTGCCGTATCCATTTCACAGCGGTGACAAGCTGCTGGCCTTATGCCAAGCAAATCAACTCTCTGTCAGCCAGTTGATGCTGGAAAACGAAAAGGTCTGGCGCTCCGAAGAACAAATCCGCAGCGGGCTGCTGAATATCTGGCAAGTGATGCAGGATTGCGTCAAACGTGGTTGTCAGAAAGAGGGCGTTCTGCCGGGCCCAATGCAAGTTCGTCGCCGTGCAGCCGAGTGGTATCGCACGCTAGCGGCACAGCCGGAAACCAGTCTGCGCGATCCATTGACGACGCTTGATTGGGTCAACCTGTACGCGTTAGCGGTTAATGAAGAAAATGCCACCGGAGGCCGTGTCGTGACCGCGCCGACCAACGGCGCTGCCGGAATTATTCCTGCGGTATTGCATTACTACACCCGCTTTGTGCCCACGGCGAATGAGGACGGCGTAGTCCGCTTTTTACTGACCGCAGCCGCGATTGGTATTTTGTATAAAGAAAATGCGTCAATTTCTGGCGCTGAAGTGGGTTGTCAGGGCGAGGTTGGTGTCGCCTGCTCGATGGCAGCTGGCGCATTGGCAGAAGTTATGGGCGGCACACCGGCGCAAGTAGAAAATGCCGCAGAAATCGGCATGGAACACAATCTGGGCCTGACTTGCGATCCGATTGGCGGATTAGTCCAAGTGCCCTGTATCGAGCGGAATGCGATGGGTTCGGTCAAGGCGATCAACGCATCAAGAATGGCATTGCGTGGCGACGGTCGACATTTTGTGTCGCTCGATAATGTGATCAAGACGATGCGTGATACCGGTGCCGATATGAAAACAAAATACAAAGAAACCTCGCGAGGCGGACTCGCGGTAAATGTTATTGAGTGTTGACGGGCTATTTTTGCAAGCCTCCGTCAGCGCTTTCCGGTGCGTAGAAACGTACTCATTTAAATTTATTTAGCTTTAAAAAAGGAAATATATGGAGACCAACTCTCAATCCCTCGCGCGCACGCCGTTGTACGATCTGCATGTTGAGTTGGGCGCAAAGATGGTGCCGTTTGCTGGCTATCAAATGCCGGTGCAGTACCCGACTGGCGTATTGAAAGAACACAGCCATACGCGCACGCAAGCCGGTTTATTCGATGTTTCGCACATGGGGCAGGTGCGCTTGACGGGTCAACACGCGGCAGCAGCGCTGGAAACGTTGGTACCTGTGGATATCATCGATCTTCCCGTAAATACGCAGCGTTACGCGCTATTTACCAATGAAACTGGCGGAATATTGGACGATTTAATGGTCGCGAATGCCGGCGACCATTTATTTTTAGTCGTCAATGCCGCTTGCAAAGAACAAGATATAGCGCATTTGCGTCAGCATTTGTCAGACCGCTGCACTGTGGAAGAATTAAGTGAGTACGCCTTGCTGGCGTTGCAAGGACCGCAAGCCGCAAAGGTGTTGGCACGCTTTGCGCCGCAAGTTGCGCAAATGTTATTCATGCAAACGGCCACTGTGACGCTGGCTGGCTTCCCTTGTTTTGTGAGCCGTTCGGGTTACACCGGTGAAGATGGCTTTGAAATATCTGTACCAAACGCGCATGCAGAAAAGCTGGCGCGTTTGTTACTGGATCAACCGGAAGTCGCCCCTATCGGTCTGGCAGCACGCGACTCTTTACGTCTGGAAGCAGGATTATGCCTGTATGGGCACGATATGGACGATGCGACTACGCCGGTCGAAGCTAGTCTGGCATGGGCGTTATCTAAAGTCCGGCGGGCTGATCAGGCGCGTGCAGGCGGTTACCCGGGCGCTGCCATTATCTTGCAGCAACTTGCAGAAGGCGTTGCGCGTAAGCGAGTGGGCTTACTGCCGCAAGAGCGAATTCCGGTGCGCGAAGGCGCTGAGGTGGTCGATGCCAATGGTGCGGTGGTCGGTAAGGTGACCAGCGGTGGTTTTGGACCAACCGTCGGCGGTCCGGTCGCAATGGGCTATGTCGATATCGCTCATGCCCAACCCGGCACGCTGCTGCAAGCGATTGTGCGTGGTAAGTCGATTCCGGTAGTTGTGACTAAAACGCCGTTTACGCCGCAACGCTACTACCGCGGTTAAGGATGACAAAGTTAATCCAGGAAAACTTTGCCAGGAAGGTTTCCTATCAATCAATAGTGGAGAAGCAATGTCAGAACTAATCCCTGCACCAATCTCGGCACGGCGTGCGATAGAAGCCGGAGATAAATTGCGTGGCGCAGAAAAGATGGCGCGCATTCCGATTAAGATTATCCCCACCGAACCGGCGCAATACCTGCGTAAGCCAGCGTGGATTCGCGCCCAATTTACTGGTACGCGTGAAGTTTTACGCATGAAAGAAATTCTGCGCGACAACCATTTGCATACGGTCTGCGAAGAGGCGAATTGCCCAAATATTGGCGAGTGCTTCAAAAGCGGCACCGCGACTTTCATGATCATGGGCGACATCTGCACCAGACGTTGTCCATTTTGCGATGTGGGTCATGGTCGTCCGCTGGCGCTCGATCCGGAAGAACCAAAAAATCTGGCGCAAACGATTAAAGCGATGAGTTTGCGATATGTCGTGATTACCTCGGTGGATCGGGACGATCTGCGTGATGGCGGTGCAGCCCATTTTGTTAACTGCATCGAGCAAACACGTGCGCTCAGTCCGGGAATAAAAATTGAAATTCTGACGCCCGATTTTCGGGGGCGTATCGATGTCGCGCTTGCAATCCTTGGGCAAGCAACGCCAGATGTGTTCAACCACAATCTGGAAACGATCCCTCGCCTTTATCGTGAGGCACGTCCCGGCGCTGACTATCGCAATTCTCTGGAATTGCTTCAGCGTTTTAAGCAGCACCATCCGCACGTCGCTACAAAATCTGGACTGATGCTGGGCTTGGGCGAGACCCTGGAAGAAATTGAAGTGGTCATGCAGGATTTACGCGCGCATCAGGTGGATATGTTGACGCTAGGCCAGTATTTGCAGCCTAGCCCGCATCATCTTCCGGTAGCGCGCTATGTCACTCCAGAGGAGTTTGAAACTTTGCGGCTGGCAGCAGTGAAGATGGGCTTTTCACGCGTGGCCTCAGGCCCGATGGTCCGTTCGTCTTATCATGCAGATTCGCAGTCTGATGGCACTTTTGTGACGACCCCGGCATTACGGTGATGTTGACAATGTGTTGCTTAAGCAATCCGCTATAGGTTGCTGTTTTGGTGGCAAAAGTTGTTTGGTAAAGCGCTGTTTATTGTTCGGTCGTGATCTTTGCGACCAGACAATAAACAGCGCTTTTTTTTATTGAAATTTCTGCAATAATTAAATGATCATCCTCGCTAAATTGATGTTATTTAACACTTCGGGCACATATGCTGAAGTTGCTGAAAATCATGCTGGGCTTAAGTTTGGGGCTGACCCTGCAATGGGCAAGCACCGTACCGGTTGCGCCGATTGCGCCCGTTATCGGGACAGTTATCCGGCCAGTTATCGTACTGCCGCTGGAAGGCGCGATAGGTCCCGCTACTGCGACTTTTATCAGCCGTAATATTGTGCGTGCGCAACAAAAGGGCGCGCAATTAATTGTGCTGCGCATGGATACGCCGGGCGGTCTCGATATCTCAATGCGCCAGATTATTCAGACGATATTGGCCTCGCCGATACCGGTGGCGACATTTGTTGCGCCCGGCGGTGCGCGTG carries:
- a CDS encoding L-serine ammonia-lyase is translated as MAISIFELFKIGIGPSSSHTVGPMRAALLFANGLKKNGLLERTHTVKAELYGSLGATGKGHGSDKAVLLGLLGESPDLVDIDTIADKLAHIRSTATINLIGQKQVAFIEKEHLLMYRQRTLPYHSNGMRFTAFDSDNAEIANKVYYSVGGGFVVNENVAGEDRIVADTTTLPYPFHSGDKLLALCQANQLSVSQLMLENEKVWRSEEQIRSGLLNIWQVMQDCVKRGCQKEGVLPGPMQVRRRAAEWYRTLAAQPETSLRDPLTTLDWVNLYALAVNEENATGGRVVTAPTNGAAGIIPAVLHYYTRFVPTANEDGVVRFLLTAAAIGILYKENASISGAEVGCQGEVGVACSMAAGALAEVMGGTPAQVENAAEIGMEHNLGLTCDPIGGLVQVPCIERNAMGSVKAINASRMALRGDGRHFVSLDNVIKTMRDTGADMKTKYKETSRGGLAVNVIEC
- the gcvT gene encoding glycine cleavage system aminomethyltransferase GcvT, which translates into the protein METNSQSLARTPLYDLHVELGAKMVPFAGYQMPVQYPTGVLKEHSHTRTQAGLFDVSHMGQVRLTGQHAAAALETLVPVDIIDLPVNTQRYALFTNETGGILDDLMVANAGDHLFLVVNAACKEQDIAHLRQHLSDRCTVEELSEYALLALQGPQAAKVLARFAPQVAQMLFMQTATVTLAGFPCFVSRSGYTGEDGFEISVPNAHAEKLARLLLDQPEVAPIGLAARDSLRLEAGLCLYGHDMDDATTPVEASLAWALSKVRRADQARAGGYPGAAIILQQLAEGVARKRVGLLPQERIPVREGAEVVDANGAVVGKVTSGGFGPTVGGPVAMGYVDIAHAQPGTLLQAIVRGKSIPVVVTKTPFTPQRYYRG
- the lipA gene encoding lipoyl synthase; the protein is MSELIPAPISARRAIEAGDKLRGAEKMARIPIKIIPTEPAQYLRKPAWIRAQFTGTREVLRMKEILRDNHLHTVCEEANCPNIGECFKSGTATFMIMGDICTRRCPFCDVGHGRPLALDPEEPKNLAQTIKAMSLRYVVITSVDRDDLRDGGAAHFVNCIEQTRALSPGIKIEILTPDFRGRIDVALAILGQATPDVFNHNLETIPRLYREARPGADYRNSLELLQRFKQHHPHVATKSGLMLGLGETLEEIEVVMQDLRAHQVDMLTLGQYLQPSPHHLPVARYVTPEEFETLRLAAVKMGFSRVASGPMVRSSYHADSQSDGTFVTTPALR